The Pedobacter mucosus genome window below encodes:
- a CDS encoding glycosyltransferase, with amino-acid sequence MNSPFKISIITVTKNAEKTIGVLFDSIRKFKANEVEFIVLDAISTDSTLALIKQNEDIIDYWKSEKDSGIYDAMNKAVKIAKGNWLIFIGADDELLEGFNLSISLLNQPKTIYYGKVFFHGLVFSGKIKDDYTLTKTNICHQAIFYPKSVFAKYKYQEEYIVCADYVLNLNCWNDPEFEFVYIDQLISNYAIGGYSGTIKDNLFEANKSNLFKQHLNAWAYFRYSWKKLKNLYFKKNG; translated from the coding sequence ATGAATTCACCTTTTAAAATAAGTATAATAACGGTTACTAAAAATGCGGAAAAAACTATAGGCGTTTTATTTGACAGTATTAGAAAATTTAAAGCTAATGAGGTAGAATTTATTGTTTTAGATGCTATAAGTACCGATTCAACGCTTGCCTTAATTAAGCAAAATGAAGATATTATTGATTATTGGAAAAGTGAAAAAGACAGCGGTATTTATGATGCCATGAATAAAGCGGTTAAGATCGCTAAAGGAAATTGGTTAATCTTTATAGGAGCTGATGATGAATTACTAGAAGGTTTTAATTTAAGTATTTCATTACTAAACCAGCCTAAAACAATTTATTATGGTAAAGTTTTTTTTCATGGATTGGTTTTTAGTGGAAAAATAAAAGATGATTATACCCTAACGAAAACCAATATTTGTCACCAGGCTATATTTTACCCAAAAAGTGTTTTTGCAAAATATAAATATCAAGAAGAATATATTGTTTGTGCCGATTACGTTTTAAATTTAAACTGTTGGAATGATCCTGAATTTGAATTTGTTTACATCGATCAACTTATTTCAAACTACGCAATAGGTGGTTATTCCGGTACAATAAAAGATAACTTATTTGAAGCTAATAAGTCGAATTTATTTAAACAACATTTAAATGCTTGGGCTTACTTTCGCTACAGTTGGAAGAAATTAAAAAACTTATACTTCAAAAAAAATGGCTAA
- a CDS encoding ABC transporter ATP-binding protein: protein MKTYFRLLSFAKPIEKFAIPYVVATLFAIIFNTFLFTLLGPLLETLFINDAPTSLSKVSSSIDFMGQFSEYIRHAIDIYGKTETLKIVCVIIVFTVLLANFFRYLSQRFMEDLRVHTLLNLRKTVFNNVMNLHIGYFNNERKGDIISKVASDVQVVQFTVTNTLQVVFKEPLQLLFYIAVLVSISLKLTLFSLLVIPISGFIISKIVKRLKHQAKESHESFAKMIGFLDESLSGIKIIKAFNATTSVKDKFDDENKFYSFLNRKMARRQQLASPVSQTLGVFVVVFIVLYGGTMILTGQGDLTPSKFLVYIATFSQVMQPVKALTDSFSGIHSGIAAGERVLDLIDTKPELVNIPDAKVIDGFNSAISFENVFFNYGDKQILNGINLNIKKGTTVALVGPSGGGKSTLMDLIPRFHDPKSGSIKIDGLNYKELNIESVRAQMGTVNQESFLFNDTIFNNIAFAKPNATTEEVMAAAKIANAHEFIENTENGYQTFVGDRGNRLSGGQKQRVCIARAVLANPPIMLLDEATSALDTESEKLVQEALNNLMKNRTSIVIAHRLSTIQHADKIVVIDKGSVVETGNHNELMNQNGLYKRLIDMQAFTD, encoded by the coding sequence ATGAAAACATATTTCCGGTTATTATCCTTTGCCAAACCAATAGAAAAGTTCGCCATACCATATGTAGTTGCAACACTATTTGCCATCATATTTAATACATTTCTATTTACATTATTAGGTCCGCTTTTAGAAACGCTATTCATTAATGATGCGCCAACATCACTCTCCAAAGTTAGCTCTTCAATAGATTTCATGGGGCAATTTAGCGAATATATTAGGCATGCGATAGATATTTATGGCAAAACGGAAACCTTAAAAATTGTATGTGTAATAATTGTATTCACTGTATTGTTGGCTAACTTTTTCCGCTATTTATCTCAAAGGTTTATGGAAGATTTAAGGGTTCATACCTTATTAAATCTGCGGAAAACAGTTTTTAATAATGTAATGAACTTGCACATTGGCTACTTTAATAATGAACGCAAAGGCGATATTATTTCAAAAGTAGCATCTGATGTGCAGGTTGTTCAATTCACAGTTACCAATACGCTTCAAGTTGTATTTAAAGAACCACTACAATTGTTGTTTTACATTGCAGTTTTAGTTTCCATATCCTTAAAACTGACCTTATTTTCATTATTGGTTATTCCAATTTCAGGATTCATTATCAGTAAAATCGTAAAACGACTAAAACATCAAGCAAAAGAATCGCATGAGTCATTTGCAAAAATGATTGGCTTTTTAGATGAATCATTAAGTGGAATTAAAATTATAAAGGCATTTAATGCAACAACAAGCGTAAAAGACAAATTTGACGATGAAAATAAATTTTACTCTTTTTTAAATCGTAAAATGGCAAGAAGGCAACAATTGGCTTCGCCAGTATCTCAAACCCTTGGTGTTTTTGTGGTTGTTTTCATTGTTTTATACGGCGGAACAATGATTCTAACTGGTCAGGGAGACTTAACACCGTCAAAATTTTTAGTTTACATCGCTACTTTTTCCCAGGTGATGCAGCCAGTTAAAGCATTAACAGATTCCTTTAGCGGTATCCATTCTGGAATTGCGGCGGGCGAACGGGTTTTGGATTTAATAGATACAAAACCAGAATTAGTAAATATTCCTGATGCTAAAGTAATTGACGGTTTTAACAGCGCCATTAGCTTTGAAAATGTTTTCTTTAATTATGGCGATAAGCAGATTTTAAACGGCATTAACCTTAATATTAAAAAGGGAACAACAGTCGCTTTAGTTGGTCCATCAGGTGGCGGAAAAAGCACTTTAATGGATTTAATTCCACGTTTCCACGATCCAAAATCAGGTTCTATTAAAATCGATGGTCTTAATTATAAAGAGCTTAATATAGAAAGCGTCCGAGCACAAATGGGCACTGTAAATCAAGAATCATTTTTGTTTAATGATACCATTTTCAATAACATCGCATTTGCAAAACCTAATGCAACTACCGAAGAAGTTATGGCTGCAGCAAAAATTGCCAATGCACACGAATTTATTGAGAACACAGAGAACGGTTATCAAACTTTTGTTGGTGATAGAGGGAACAGATTATCTGGCGGACAAAAACAACGTGTATGTATTGCCAGAGCAGTTTTAGCAAACCCACCGATTATGCTTTTAGATGAAGCGACTTCAGCATTGGATACAGAATCAGAAAAATTAGTGCAAGAAGCATTAAATAACTTAATGAAAAATCGGACTTCAATTGTAATCGCACACCGCTTGAGTACCATTCAACATGCTGATAAAATTGTTGTAATTGATAAAGGTAGCGTTGTAGAAACAGGAAATCACAACGAATTAATGAATCAAAATGGCTTATATAAGCGTTTGATTGATATGCAGGCTTTTACAGATTAA
- a CDS encoding glycosyltransferase family 2 protein, with the protein MPKTLSIVIPNYNGKHLLENYLPSVFIAAENAKITFEVIVIDDGSKDDSIAFIKSDYPHAKLLVNDKNRGFSYTCNHGIKEAKHELILLLNSDVKLTPDYFEHQWKYFDRPDTFGVMARIMSFDKTRIEDAARLLYFSGCRIKANKFYYSENPIDDHVYTAYLSGANALVDAKKLKELAGFDEIYSPFSSEDFDLSLRAWQLGWKCYYEHQSVCFHHVSGSTKTQIKSNFIKKIYYRNRYILQGIHLEQLRKSLYPLQQIFTELIPKLLTGKAWVWQSYRDYLGHKELISASRNRLNLLKEKYHSKLNLSDVMDIINQSIIHKRIKRL; encoded by the coding sequence ATGCCAAAAACCCTTTCCATCGTTATCCCAAACTATAATGGCAAGCATTTATTAGAAAATTATTTGCCTTCCGTTTTTATCGCAGCAGAAAATGCAAAAATTACATTTGAGGTGATCGTTATAGATGATGGCTCCAAAGATGATAGTATTGCTTTTATAAAATCTGATTATCCTCATGCAAAATTATTGGTTAATGATAAAAATCGAGGGTTCTCTTATACCTGCAACCACGGTATTAAAGAGGCTAAACATGAGCTCATTTTATTGTTAAATTCTGATGTTAAACTTACGCCAGATTATTTCGAACATCAATGGAAATATTTTGATAGACCAGATACTTTTGGGGTAATGGCTCGCATAATGAGCTTCGATAAAACCAGAATAGAAGATGCTGCTCGATTACTCTATTTTAGCGGTTGTAGAATTAAAGCAAATAAATTTTATTATAGCGAAAACCCTATTGATGATCACGTTTATACGGCTTATTTATCTGGCGCCAATGCTTTAGTAGATGCTAAAAAACTAAAAGAACTTGCTGGCTTTGATGAAATATATTCTCCATTTTCTTCAGAAGACTTTGATTTAAGTTTAAGGGCCTGGCAATTAGGATGGAAATGCTATTATGAACACCAATCGGTGTGCTTTCATCATGTTAGTGGAAGTACAAAAACCCAAATCAAATCCAATTTCATCAAAAAAATTTATTACCGTAATCGATACATTTTACAAGGAATTCATTTAGAACAATTAAGGAAAAGTTTATATCCTCTTCAACAAATATTTACCGAACTGATTCCAAAATTATTAACAGGCAAAGCTTGGGTTTGGCAAAGTTACCGCGATTATTTAGGTCATAAAGAATTAATTTCAGCAAGTCGAAACAGACTTAATCTGTTAAAAGAAAAATACCATTCAAAATTGAATCTTTCTGATGTAATGGATATTATTAATCAATCGATTATTCACAAGAGGATAAAAAGATTATAG
- a CDS encoding glycosyltransferase family 2 protein, translated as MYKETDLFLMKITGFTFLRNVIVNDYPAKEAILSVLPLCDEFIIALGNSDDETAELVKNIDPKIRIIDTIWDENAKEGGRVFADETNKALAAISADTDWMVYIQGDEAIHEDYLPLIQKEMEQELHNKNVEALLLKYRHFYASYDYLAESRRWYRREVRIIKNLPGVHSYRDAQGFRINDKKLKVKLIDAYIYHYGWVKPPKGLQGKVRNFNQFYQSEEWIEENYPVQETFNMHNADRLVHFKGTHPKVMQPRINAANWKFEKDLTQETPKMNFRRKVLQKIEDLTGLRLFEYRNYKIVK; from the coding sequence TTGTACAAAGAAACAGATTTATTTTTAATGAAAATTACCGGCTTTACCTTTTTAAGAAACGTTATTGTAAATGATTATCCTGCAAAAGAAGCCATCTTATCTGTTTTACCTCTATGTGATGAATTTATTATTGCCTTAGGTAATTCTGATGATGAAACTGCTGAACTTGTAAAAAATATCGATCCAAAAATCAGAATTATCGATACCATTTGGGATGAAAATGCTAAAGAAGGCGGAAGGGTTTTTGCTGATGAAACCAACAAAGCACTAGCCGCCATTTCTGCAGATACCGATTGGATGGTTTATATTCAAGGTGACGAAGCAATTCATGAAGATTATCTTCCGCTAATTCAAAAGGAAATGGAGCAAGAGCTTCACAATAAAAATGTAGAAGCACTTCTGTTGAAATACAGACATTTTTATGCGTCGTACGATTACCTGGCAGAATCCAGAAGATGGTATCGTAGAGAAGTAAGAATTATTAAAAACCTACCTGGCGTTCACTCCTATCGTGATGCGCAAGGTTTTAGAATAAACGATAAAAAATTAAAAGTTAAATTAATAGACGCTTATATTTACCATTATGGATGGGTAAAACCCCCAAAAGGTTTACAAGGAAAAGTGCGAAACTTTAATCAGTTTTATCAATCTGAAGAATGGATTGAAGAAAATTACCCTGTTCAGGAGACATTTAATATGCATAACGCAGATCGTTTGGTCCATTTTAAGGGAACGCATCCAAAAGTGATGCAGCCCAGAATTAATGCTGCAAATTGGAAGTTTGAAAAAGACCTTACCCAAGAAACACCTAAAATGAATTTCAGGCGTAAAGTTTTGCAAAAAATTGAGGATTTAACCGGCCTTCGTTTATTTGAATATCGAAACTATAAAATTGTTAAATAA